ATGCAAAAATTAATTCGACGATATTACAGCTTGATAATCAATTTGCCGAATATAGAATTTCCGAAGCTTTAATGACAACTTATAAACTTATTTGGGATGATTTTTGTTCTTGGTATTTGGAAATTATTAAGCCGCCATATGGAGAGAGCATAGATAGAAAAACTTATAATCAATCTGTTGATTTCTTTGAGAAACTTATGCAATTACTTCATCCGTTTATGCCTTTCGTTACGGAAGAGATTTGGCATAATCTTAGAATAAGAAATGAGAAAGAAAGTATTATGATTTCGAAAATGCCAGTTTACGAAAAAAATGATGAAAATATACTTAAAAAGTTTGATTCTGCTGCTGAAGTTATAATGACAATTCGCACTTTGCGTTTAGAAAAAAATATTCCTCAGAAAGAAAAACTGTCATTATTCATTAAGAAAAATCATAATGAAAAAGTAGACATAACTTTTGATTCTGTTATTGCAAAGCTGACCAACTTGGATAAGATTGAATATTTAGATCAAAAGTTAGAAGGCGCATTTTCTTTTATTGTCGATACTACTGAATTTTATATTCCGACTCCTTCAAATATTGATATCGATGCCGAATTAGAAAAACTTTATACCGAATTAGACTACGTAAAAGGATTCTTAGAATCGGTAAATAAGAAATTAAATAATGAACGGTTTGTTGCTAATGCACCTGCAAATGTTGTTGAATTAGAGCAAAGAAAACGTGATGATGCAAATAAAAAAATTGCGGTGATTGAAGAACAGATACAGGATTTAAAAAAGACATGAGATCTGTAAAAGAATAACAATTTACACATTCTGCGAATACATTATTCTGAAGACTGTGTGATTTTGTTCGTTAGATTTAGTTTCAAAAATAAAAATAAGTCAAAAGTATATTTATTTCAGAAAAAATATTATTTTTGCAAACTCTAAAACGATCTTAGAAAATATTGGAGAGATGGGTGAGTGGCTGAAACCAACAGTTTGCTAAACTGTCGTACCCGAGAAGGGTACCGGGGGTTCGAATCCCCCTCTCTCCGCTTGAAAGAAGTCGAAAAACGACAAATTATAGATAAAACCTACAAATTCAATAGTTTGTAGGTTTTTTTGTTTGCACTTTAGCAAAGTGAAAAGACTAAAAGGGGGAGCAGTATAATATATTAATTTTTGGTGTTTAATTAGTAATAAAAAACTGAATTAAAATAATTATTGATGAATCATTTTTTCTATTTTTGTACTAAAATAATATTATAGTTCTTAAACTTAAACCCGTTTTTAATTATTTTATTCGGTTTTCTTCAATACTGATATCCAATTATGAATAATAAATTTAAAGCAAAAGTAATCCTAATTACGGGAGCAACTTCCGGTCTCGGACAAGCAATTGCTGAGCTACTTGCCGATAAAGGTCATATTGTATATGGAACAAGCAGAACTATTCCAACAAAAAAAGATATAGTCGCTGAAGAAAAAAAACATGTACGTCTGCTACAAATGGATATCACGAAAGTAGAAAGTATTCGCTCATGCATGCAAACGCTTATTGACAATGAAGGAAAAATAGATATTTTGATTAATAATGCCGGAGTCGGAATAGGTGGGGTTTTAGAATTGTCAACAAAAGAAGAAATTAATTTTCAAATCAATACAAACTTGATTGGGACTATGAACGTATGTTCAGAAGTTCTTCCCCATATGCGGAAACAACGTTCGGGAAAGATTATAAATATGAGTTCTATTGCAGGGGTGATGGGCATTCCGTATCAAGGCTTATACTCTGTTTCAAAATTCGGGATAGAAGGTTATAGCGAAGCGCTTTCTCTGGAAGTTCATCAATTCAATATTAAGATTATCTTGGTGGAACCAGGCGATTTTCATACAGAATTTACTTCCAATAGAAAAATATCACAAGAAAGTTTATGTAATGAAGATTATAAGGATTCGTTTGTTAAGACATTGAAGTTGGTTGAAAAAGAAGAATTGTCAGGTTTAATACCGATTGTTATTGCTAAAAAAATTAATCGCATAATCAATAAAAAACGACCGAAATTCAGATATTCGGTGGCGAGTCCGGTGCAGAAACTTTCTATATTGGCAAAGAAAATCTTACCGTCAAGATGGTTTCATGCGATATTGAGATGGTACTATAAAGTTCCTTAAAAGTTAAGATTATTGATAAAATATTGAGTTTTTAAACTTAATTCTTAACTCTCAATTTCTTTCACGTATGCCCTGCGGCGTTTATGTTGAATCTTATCAAAATACTCCCAATTAGCCTGATTCTTAACATTATTTTCGGAGATAGATGTTGTTTCTGAATTCTTTACACCATATTGATTAAAATACTTAATCTGGTCATAAAAGAAAATTGAGTTTACTCCTTTATTTTGATAATCAGGGCGAACAGCAATTAACAACATATCTAAATCGGATATTTTCTTTGCTTTTAATGCTTTGAGAAGATAGATAAATCCGAAAGGAAATAATTTCCCCTGGCATTTGCGTAAAACCTTAGAAATATTAGGCATGCTTACACCTAAACCAACGATTTCATCTTGGTCGTTAACGATAATAGTAATAAAGTCGAAATTTAAAAAGGAAAAATACATTTTTGCGTAATATTCTTTTTGCTTTTTGGTTAACGGAGAATAATTGTATAGTGGCTTGTATGCCTCATCTACTACATCAAAAAAAGAATAACCGTATTTTTTAACTACTTCTTTGTCCGATTTTACCTTGTCGATTCTTAAATTATACCTTTCCATTACGGTTTTAGCGATCCTTTCCATTCGTTCCGGAACTTCTTTTGGCGTATAAACGCGATATTCAATCCAATCGCTTTCTTTTTTTAATCCGTAGCTTTCGAAATGTTCAATATAGTAAGGATAATTATATAGACTTGACATCGGTGAATTGTACTCGAATCCTTCAAGCAATAAACCTTGATGATCGAAATCGGTAAATCCTACGGGGCCATTCATACAATTCATCCCTTTCGATTTTCCCCATTCGGCTATTTTGTCTAACAAAGCAAAAGAAACATTCTTATCATCAACAAAATCAAACCAACCGAACCGAACCTTTTTTACATTCCATACTTCGTTCGTTTTTTTATTGATTATTCCGGCAATACGCCCGACAATTTTTCCATCTTTATAAGCCAGATAATAAATTGATTCACAGTTTTCGAAAGCTGGATTTTTTTCTATTGTAAGTGTATTTAACTCATCAAATTCTAGTTGAGGACAAAAGTATTGATTTCCCTCATAAAGTTTGTTTCCGAAACGAATGAATTTTTTTAGTTCTTTTTTATTTGTAACTTCTCTGATAGTAATCATTTTCTTATAAATTTCGATTTATTTGGTTTGATTGAAAGCTTCCTTAATTATATTTACGCAGTTATCAATCTGCTCGATAGTATGTTCCGAAGAAACGGATAATCTTAACCGTGTTCTTTTACTTGATACTGCCGGAAATGTAACAACACCGGTGTAAAGTCCTTGTTGATGAAGTTTACGGCTTATTTCGCGCAATCTGATGTCATTTCCAACAATAACAGGAATTATCTGAGATTGCGTTTGCCCGATGTCTAAGCCGGCTTCCTTCAATTTTCTTTGCATGTAATGAGTATTATCCCACATTTTAGTTAAGTTGGATTTATCTTTCTTGTAGATTTCCAATATTTTCAGTACGCCTGCTATAGTATGAGGTGCCATAGCACAAGAGAAAACATAGGAGCGCGCATACATTTTCAAATATGCCATTAATGATGAATTTCCGGTAGCAAAACCGCCGATAGCGGCAAATGATTTACTGAATGTCCCTATTGT
The nucleotide sequence above comes from Bacteroidales bacterium. Encoded proteins:
- a CDS encoding SDR family oxidoreductase, which translates into the protein MNNKFKAKVILITGATSGLGQAIAELLADKGHIVYGTSRTIPTKKDIVAEEKKHVRLLQMDITKVESIRSCMQTLIDNEGKIDILINNAGVGIGGVLELSTKEEINFQINTNLIGTMNVCSEVLPHMRKQRSGKIINMSSIAGVMGIPYQGLYSVSKFGIEGYSEALSLEVHQFNIKIILVEPGDFHTEFTSNRKISQESLCNEDYKDSFVKTLKLVEKEELSGLIPIVIAKKINRIINKKRPKFRYSVASPVQKLSILAKKILPSRWFHAILRWYYKVP
- a CDS encoding N-acetyltransferase produces the protein MITIREVTNKKELKKFIRFGNKLYEGNQYFCPQLEFDELNTLTIEKNPAFENCESIYYLAYKDGKIVGRIAGIINKKTNEVWNVKKVRFGWFDFVDDKNVSFALLDKIAEWGKSKGMNCMNGPVGFTDFDHQGLLLEGFEYNSPMSSLYNYPYYIEHFESYGLKKESDWIEYRVYTPKEVPERMERIAKTVMERYNLRIDKVKSDKEVVKKYGYSFFDVVDEAYKPLYNYSPLTKKQKEYYAKMYFSFLNFDFITIIVNDQDEIVGLGVSMPNISKVLRKCQGKLFPFGFIYLLKALKAKKISDLDMLLIAVRPDYQNKGVNSIFFYDQIKYFNQYGVKNSETTSISENNVKNQANWEYFDKIQHKRRRAYVKEIES